The genomic window ATCTCACTCTCTCCAATCCAAAGGATGTCCCCATAGTGGTTGGCTACATACGAGACCACCCAGTCCGCAGCCCTATTGGCCTCTTTGTAGACATGCGTGGCCTAAAAGGCCACCCCACTGCAAACCAAAACTTGAATGTTTCAGACTAGAGGATGGCATACGTCTGCACCGTCAACCGTCCACTGAACCCATCCGATCACCGTGGCCGAATCCTCCTTGAGCAACACCGCACTAGACTACAACACTCATCGAGCATAACTAAGTCTGGTCTATGTCGTCCTCAGCTCAGCCCTCAGAACTGAGGTGTCGAAGATCTGACAACTTCCAGCCGCAACCACCCTAGAATCCGGACCTCTAATCCCAAAGCCAGCACCGCCCCTCCTACCACCATCTAACACGCAATTATCAAAATTGATCTTGAGAAAGCTcggaggtgggggctcccaggtgaaatgCACCGTACGGGACGCTACATGAGCTAAAGTAGAGCTCCAAGTGCCacgagctatcaaaggtctatCCAACAGTTCCGCCTGGCTGATCTCCGTCATCTGTGCCCAGGCCCGCTGCACAACAAACCTCGGGGAAAGACAACTCTCGCCAAAGGTCCAGGCATTCCTAGCTAGCCAAATTTGATATGCAATGTAAGTCACTCCAATGGTCGTTTGCCGAGACTACGGGGCAACGACCCACTATCTAAGCATTTGTAGAAAGGAGGTCAAGCGACTCCAAACCTCGAGCGAGACCGCTGCTATCCTCCAGATCCTCCTGGCACGCTCGCATTAGAACAGGGCATGGTGCACAGTCTCGTCCACTTGACACTCAAGGAAATGAGGGTGGATACTCAACCCCCTCCCATCCAACACTACTCTCGTCGAGAGTCGGCCCCAAACCACCTTCCAAAGAAATAAGACCACTCTCGGATGGAGACCAACTCTCTAGATCCAAGCGTTGTCCAACCCCGGCCGTTGGTTACTCTGGAGTAAGCCATAGACATCACCCACTCTGACTCTAGGTATGTAGGACATGCTCCATACCCTAACATCCGGGCTGGCAGACACCGGCACCAGAATCGACTGTTTCCTCTCTGTAAGATGATCCTAAACAACTGGCCAACCCGAGTAGAATCCCACCCAGCACCCCCCCCAGCCGAAGCAGATCACAGACTTGCAGTCCATCCATAGCCTTGACATTGGTCATAGTCGGCCAGAGTCTCACCGAAAGAGGGGGGAAACGTTTAAAAGTGAGAACTTCGAAAGAGAGAGGTCTTAGAAGATGAGGAAACTACATGGATTTAGGGTTCAAGacaggagaaggggagaggcAAAAATAGTTGGCCATGGGGAGAGAGTTTAAGGTAGGTAAAGAAGCTTTGAAGCCATGGCCCCATTAGCAGCACGGTCGTCGGCAAGAAGAAGCGGAAAGATAGGAAGGGGCTCGGGAAATGGGAACCCACGATTGAGGGGTTAAGGATTGGGCTCGGGAACGATTTAATCTAACGACTAACaatgataaaatttatttttaaataatatattatatattatctatacatatataattttataatataatatctaaACATGCACCTCTTAATCCTTGTTAAAAGATAAATTAATGAAAAATCGAGAAAAAAAAGGCAGATAAGAGAGAAAACATACATGCACTAGATAAatagtatatttatttttaaattaaaaaagaaagccTAATTTGGATATTTGTGGCATAGATAATATATTTTCATGCACCTCTAATTCAGCCAGAGAAACTGTAATGTCATAGAGTCGAATACCTCCGGCAATCATCAAACTGGAATTAAAGATGCGAATGAAAAAGGCCTCACCGACATTAGCTACGTTGTCCAGTATACTTACATCGAAGTTGATCTTGAAATAGCTCAGAGGTGGAAGTTTCCAAATGAGGCAAATCATACTAGCTTCCCCTAGCGATACTTGTTTTCTTGATAGTCATAGTGCGGATGGATTCCTCCGCCAAAGTGAAGGCCTTCACAAATGTCACCCAAGGACTGGTCCATACTCTCAAATAATCTTGTATTCCTAGCCAACCAGATATGATAAGTAGTATAAGCATTAATGGTAGTGTGATCACTCCTTGTGGTGCACACCATCCCTCGAGATTCACAAGAAGGAGTCTAGGGAGTTAAAAAGGGAATGTCATAATCAATGACTGTATCAGCCCTTCCCCAAACTCgcaagacttttttttttaatccgaaaacaatatgaacaatccTGCAAGTTGCAAGATCTAAGCTTAGAATGTAAAATGGGGCCCATTCAGCTGCCTACGAACCAGAGGCTGCAGTTTTGAATCTCAAGTAGTGCATCCTCTGGCACTTGAACTTGGACAGACGTATTGGATGGGTCTCTCTTCCTTACGAGGCGAAACATGATAAGCTTGACACCGTACTCCTTGCTCCATTGCTCCATTCCCCATCCAATGCGTTACGGGGCGCTCACGCTGCGTCTGATGGATGGTTCGTCCTTCGTAAATTACATCAATCCCGGTGAATTGCATCAATCTCATCCTGCCATGACAGACAAGGAGGCTAACTATGCGACACATATAGTCAGCTTTTCCTCGTCACTGCAAAAGTTTTGGATTCCTACTCTCGTCAAAATAACACCAAAAGGTATACAACCAAAGTACAACGGCACAAATTAATCCAGGGACAAGAACATTTCTAAGTTAATGAATCCATAGGAGGAGTTTGGTATGGAATAATCATcccaagatcaagggtgatgtggGTGGAGATGATGAGGTTACCACGTTTGGTTGCACTATGGTGATCTTACGTGGCAATGATCCCGAATCTCTCCCATCCCATCCAATCACTTTCCAACCCACTGATACGATGTCCTTGCAGTCGGAAATCTAAGATCACCAGGACAGTAATCTTGGCTTAAAAGTTGAGGACAAAAATACCTCTTAGTCCAGTAGAAAAATTCGTATGTcaatatatcattaatatatcatatcaatattttatatataatattatattatattgatattatatatattatatttatagtatattgTTAGTCATATTATTGTCATATTACTATTTAATGATAATTtcaaattatagtagaaatacaATATTCTATTGTATACTTTTATAATGAaagtatttaatatattacttcttttgccttatttttctaattcaaataattattagcattaaaaataacatattataaatataaatataaatattaattctataataataattaatatatcttCGTAAGATTTATAATTTATagaactaataaatatattttttatggaatatattggagtaattttggtattatatagtgagtaattttaaattttcatgaAATACTAAATAGCTTACTCATGGatacttgaaaatttttaatcatTGGAACATAGCATACCAAACATGGTAATCTTAAATCATCATGAATTATATTATCCGAGAATAAAAATCATGGGTGATCCCATTTGGATCACCAAATGCCACCTAAAGTGGATTCATGAGATTTCATTCTTTGTTCTTGGGATTTCAGTCTTTGGCCCTTGTGTAAAACAACCCCCACAACAACTATCATGGAAAAAATAGTGTAAAGTAACTAGACTCAATTACAAGTTTTTAATTTCCATTAATATTTTAGTTCTATTTGAGAAATCCTTCGTTTGGGTCCTGGCGTTTATGATAGAAAGCATTGGAATTGACCTGAACCATCAAAATACAGCTTCACCTTTCTCTTTGCACGTAAAACTAATTGCATTTGAAGTCAACAAGATCAAAAATAACTTGCTTCTAATCCTTTAACATAGAAAATCATGTGCAAAcgcttccttctcttcttgggACGATGACGGCGCTTAAATTCTTCCAATTGAACTTATACAATGTCAGCGAGGAAAGGTGTCAGAAATGGCCCTATCACTTGGAACTCACAATTTCCGCCCTATCACTTAGAACTCAAAACTTCCATTTGGCAAAGTGATTCAGTGTTAGGTTGAAATCAAATCAGATATGAATTAAATACTAATATattcatatctatatatattttatttgacgAATATAGATATGGTTACGGATATTAGTCAAATACAAAATTCATATACATACTTGTATTAAACGGATACAaattaaatacaaaaaatatggatataaatatagatataaatcagataattaaactttatgactaCGTAATCAAATATATTACTAAGTGAATAATAAATTAAGTGAATAGTATGTCAGTgtagtcatttatttttttaaaaaattaataagtgctatataaaattaaatataattataaataaaatcagATATTAGAATATGGATTGGATAATATCTgtccatatctatatttattttttggattttttgcatggatattgttctaaatatcgaattttgcatgaatattcttccaaaattaatatttacatgtataccctcgtaaaattttgttattgtacaaatgcccgCAATATAACAGTTGTTCTAACGgtgttaagaaaaatcatatttatattaattaaaaataaaataaaattttaaaattatgctattgtcCTAGTTTTCTTTTCCTATTGAGATCACGGTCTATTTACATGTCTctccattaagaatattttagtcattttaatttgaaaccgttaattttttaacgtcgtTGATAGCataggtacatatgcaaaaacaaaaataaaaaaaagggtagaatggtaaaacaagtgttttacgagtatgtatatgcaaatatcaatttgggaaggatattcatacaaaatccgatatttagaaaggtatttatgcaaaatattcttatttttttaaccgATATGAATACGAATACAAATATTAGTAAGAtactcaaatttttatttatatttggatAATTTTAAATACAAAAATGGATTCACATGAATATTATAAAATCCACTTCCGCCCCTCTCCAGTGCCTGCAAAAACGGCCAAGATTGGCCATAGAACAAATATTCAGCCCAGTATACAAGACGTCAGCTGTCTATTCATGGGCATCAACCCGTTTTGACTTGCCAGAAGGGACTCAGAACCTTCCTATTTTTTTTGGTGGGCCGCCTAACTCTGACCCTCAACTGTTATCCATCCAAAAAACATCAACAGaaatctcccatcatcccgtcataaccatatttatttatttttaatagatATGAATACGAatacaaatattaattaaatgcttaaatttttatatatatttaaataattttaaatacgAAAACGAATTCATATGAATATTATAAAATCCACTTCCACCCCTATTCAGTGCCAGCAAAAATAGCCATGATTGgccacaaaaaaaatattcggCTCCGTATACAAGACGTCACCTGTCTATTCATGGGTATCAACCCGTTTTGACTTGCGAGAAGGGACTCAGAACCTTCCTGTTGTTTTTTTGGTGTGCCGCCAACTCTGACCCTCAACTCTTATCCTTCCAAGAAACTTCAACTGAAATCTCTCATATGGACATTCTTGTGACATCATCAGAACAAGTCAATCCTATCCTCTTCCGTAATATTAATAGCCATCGAACTCTGGAATCCACAACAAACACATTCAGCTATTAGTGGATTACCAGTTGCATCTGTGATCCAGTAAGATAGGAGAAAccatgggagaagagggagtgAAGCTTTATGGGAATATCCTGAGTCCCTTCGTCCTTCGGGTGGAATGGGCTCTCCAGCTGAAAGGCATCAAATATGAGTATGTGAATGAGGACTTGCTCAACAAGAGCCCCCAGCTCCTTCAGTACAACCCAGTCCACAAGATGGTCCCTGTGCTCGTCCACAACGGTAAGCCAACTGCTGAGTCCGTTGTGATCGTTGAATACATAGATGAGGCATGGAGTGACCTCTACCCTCTCTTGCCATCAAATCCTTATCAGAAGGCCAACACTCGTTTCTGGGCTAAATTTGTTGAAGAAAAGGTTGCATAATCGTACATTAGTTTACTCACCTTTTGATCATGTTGCAATGAAACAAATCCTGAAATTCTGAATCACTTAAACTTATTTTTTGATTACAGTGCTTGCATGGCAGTTTTGATGTCTTCTCCAAGGTGGGGGAGGAGCAGCTGAGGGCAGTGAAGGAGATGCAGGAGAGCCTTAAAACTCTGGAGGGACATCTTGAGGGAAAGAAGTTTTTTGGAGGTGAAACAATAGGGTTTGTAGACATCATTGCAGGTTGGATGGCAACTTTGCTTGGAATCATTGAAGAGATCATTGGGATCAAGATCATCAATGAACAGGACCTGCCTCTGATCAGTGCCTGGATCAAACACTTCTTGGATCACAACCTGGTGAAAGAAACCATGCCCCCTCAAGAAAAAGTCATGGCACATATGAGAGCCATCCGAGAGAATGTGTTATCCACTATGTCTGCTTAGACAGATGAACTCTTCCAATATGCTGGGCAATTTATACATAAAAATTCTCCTCCAGATTAATCTACATAATGTTTGATGCTGAACAACTCCTTGTAGTTGCCGTTGAATAATTTCCTCCACATCCATAAGCTTTATCCTAATGTGAATAGCTGTAGGTTTTCCAAAATAATATGAGACCTGGCTTCTTGCTTCCAGAAAAGCAGATATTTGGTAAACCTGCAGCATGGAGACTACAGTAAAACTAATTTGCAGAACATTCGCCAATCTTGGAAATGTATCATGGAGTGTGTAGCCAGCTCAACTCCAAATAAGATCATCAATCTGTCTCACCATAAATAAAAATCATTATAAGCACTGATATTATCAAGTTTGCTGACACGTTGAATAAGCTCCTCAGCCTCCGCATCCAAGCTAATTCCGTCTCTTGCCATTTTCTCTAGCATACTGGGAGCAGCTCTTTTAGCATTTATGCATGCTCTCAGATAAGACTTGTATATTGGCAAACTCATGAGTCGTAAATGGCGAAGAACTTTCACATACCTCTCTGTTTCCTGAATATTTCCCTGCTCCTCAAAATATTTGGCGATGGCCACCACAATATCAGAACGGGGTCTCCAATTGCAAGCTTTCAACATGGAGAAGCCTTTCTTCATGGCTTCCACAGCTTTATCCATCTGATTGCATTTCACCCAACCCTCCATCAGAATCTCCCATGTTTTGTAGTTTGGGCAGGCACCTTCCTCCAAGGTATAGAGATGCAATGCCTCAGCCCTGTCCATCCATCCATTTCTCATGTAAGCACCTAGAAGGACATTGGAGACCCGAACATCATACTTCCTGCACTCCATTTCCCATGTCTTGAAGACCTTCTCAGCCTCTTGAATGTCACCAACTTTGATCAAACATAACATTACAGACATGTAATTTGCACAAGAAATCCTCCCTGGTACTCTTTTACTGGATTCCCAGAGCCTCAGAATTCCATCCCTGTCTTTCAGAGCAGCATAATTTGTCATCAGAAAAGAATAGCCAAGACGCTTCCTCACAGAGAGCCTCTCCTCTGCTGTTCTAAGAGCAGCGAATGCCTTGTCAAGGAGACCAGACTTTGTGTAGATATTGGCTAAGGTTGAGTATGTGCTCCAACCCACCTCAACATTCTTGTCATTCATCATCTCCTCATGCACCATCTCCACTACAGCAACACCAGACAGCTCACCAGAGGCATTCAACCATAGGTTGTATGAAAGAACATTACGAGGGATCTTGCAGCGTTTCATGTGCTGGATCACAGCAAGGACCTTTTTATATTGACCTGTGGCCACGTACAGCTTCATCATCTCATTGAAAGGGTGAGGATCCACAACGAGCCCCAAATTCAGCAGCATTGACATGAGAGCCTCAGCTTTCTCTAAGTTCCTTTCCTTCACATAATGATGAAGAAGAGGGAAGGATGCAACCCTCCTTGAAGCACTGTCTGATAATTTCTCGAAGTATAGCTCAGCCTCAGCTATACTATGGACTTTGGTAATCATCTCCAGTCTGGCAGCATGATCAGCTGAGGATGGTTGGAAATTATCCCAAGAGTCCATCCATGTTAAAATCTGCATGATGATCATATACATGTTTAGGCTGTGCAGCCATCCTGCGTCGCTTCAATTCCAAACTGTGAAAAATGGAAACAAAAACCATTGCATTGAAGAAAGCATTGGATTTTAAATACAGGGACCATTCTGCTAAAACCATACGCAAGAAAAAAATTGCAGGCTACTGATGAACAGAGCTGTAATAAATTTGTTAAGTAGAAAAGTAGGACTTAAACAAGCAAGTTTGCTTAATGAAGAGGCAAAGTTTCTTGCATTTATattcaaaaaacaaaagatataaATTATAGCACATTTTTTAATAACATTTGAGGAAAACAAAAGCATTAATAATCTGGCAGACAATTGCAACTAAGATGCTAGAGATGCACATTTATTGATAATATACAAAACAGTCAGAAGGAACATATAAAATAGAAGATTTGGTAAATTTACTTCGAAGCAGGAGTTGAAATCTAAAGTTTGAGCTATAATTGTTACTTAAGGGAATATAAAATCAATGATAAGTAATATTTTTCATTTGTTTCTTCCCCACATAAAATTTCTGTGGTGAGAACCAAAAACACCCTAAGTTGTGAGTTCACAGTTTTTCTGCCGCATTAGTCCAGGACTTTAGAGTTTCTCCACTCGTCAATAACCTCTCCAGCTTCCTTCAACTGCCCAAGCACGAGGTGGGAAGAAAGAACACAGGCGTAATTTCTGCTAGGCATTTTCTGCGAACTCAGTTGCAAAGATTTCCATATTTCATTTATTCTTTTTGTATTCCCTAGGTTAGCATGTAGAATGATGAGGAAACCATAAGTTGTCCTTTCTATTTGGCTAATCTTTGCATCCTCAAAAAGAGAAATCTGAATTCACGAGATGACCAGCGGCAACACAGATATCAGCCAGTGTCATATAGGTTATCCAGCCTCTCTCAGAGTTTGAATCATGGGCCATTTCATCAAGAATCCTTCTTGCACCAATAATATCCATGGTTGCAGCAGATGCACTTATCCATAGATTATATGTGAAGAGATCTGGTGAAACTTTTCGCCTTTTCAGTTCTTCAACAACTATGGAAACCTTATCCAGCTGTCCAACTAACATATACTAGGTCATCATTTCATTATAGGTCAAAGCACTTGCAGAGTGTCAGTTTTGCCGCAGCATATGAATGAAGGAGGGCAGTATATGCTTCACAGGTTTTTGCAGTTGATGGAAGCCCTTCAAAAAAATCTTCAGCAGTGTTAACACCAAAAACTATAATTATTAAGTCAGGGCGCATTGCATAGTTGCTACCTGATAACTCTGATTCTTGATGAGTTTTCATCCACTCTGATATACTCAAACTTGTACATTTTCAAGCTGAAATAATTGCAGCATGCTTTCTCTAAGCATGCAAAAAAAAGGACACAAAACGTACTTTGCATCATTATCTGGATCATGCTTATTGCTCAAGAAATGTCAATCAAGTACACTGGATAACTAGATACTACAAATGAAAAAACGAGAAAGATAAGATCAGGCAATTAATGACACAACTGCTTTAACTAAACAGCAATTTATTTTACAGCACATTGGCTTACTGACTGTAATCCAGGGATGGTAGTTTAATTGTTAGCATTTTCTTTGGCCAGTGGAGAGTAAGAGAAGAATGACGTATTCTTTCACCAAAATATCTATAGCAGATGTCAAACATGGTGGTTGGAGCAAAAATTTGATGATGAGGTTTACTAGCAGTTTCTCAAGTTTCTTAAGGGCAGCTGATGCTGAAGGCTGTCCATCTTTAGCCAAACAGTTCTTTGACATAATCAAAGACAGGCTTGGAAAGGTCAAATACAGACCATACAAGAAaagaacaaatgaaaagaatcaAAGTCTACTTTCATGACTTTATCTTAGATAGGCAAGAAGAAATTCCTAGCAGATCTTGAGTTCGTACAAGGTAGCCACCAAAGTGATAGTTAACAGAACTTTGGTGGTT from Phoenix dactylifera cultivar Barhee BC4 unplaced genomic scaffold, palm_55x_up_171113_PBpolish2nd_filt_p 001237F, whole genome shotgun sequence includes these protein-coding regions:
- the LOC103719091 gene encoding glutathione transferase GST 23-like, with product MGEEGVKLYGNILSPFVLRVEWALQLKGIKYEYVNEDLLNKSPQLLQYNPVHKMVPVLVHNGKPTAESVVIVEYIDEAWSDLYPLLPSNPYQKANTRFWAKFVEEKCLHGSFDVFSKVGEEQLRAVKEMQESLKTLEGHLEGKKFFGGETIGFVDIIAGWMATLLGIIEEIIGIKIINEQDLPLISAWIKHFLDHNLVKETMPPQEKVMAHMRAIRENVLSTMSA
- the LOC103719090 gene encoding pentatricopeptide repeat-containing protein At5g27460 — its product is MVRSAPPFLIHFAPLRSEMATGSLWAALLRRARDGNPMAPYLRAVPFARFESLRPFSSGHSRGEAVAVEEERAARLDDLRSRLFRLRFPKRSATAALDKWVGEGRKVTASDLRQIAKDLKRSQRYKHALEILTWMDSWDNFQPSSADHAARLEMITKVHSIAEAELYFEKLSDSASRRVASFPLLHHYVKERNLEKAEALMSMLLNLGLVVDPHPFNEMMKLYVATGQYKKVLAVIQHMKRCKIPRNVLSYNLWLNASGELSGVAVVEMVHEEMMNDKNVEVGWSTYSTLANIYTKSGLLDKAFAALRTAEERLSVRKRLGYSFLMTNYAALKDRDGILRLWESSKRVPGRISCANYMSVMLCLIKVGDIQEAEKVFKTWEMECRKYDVRVSNVLLGAYMRNGWMDRAEALHLYTLEEGACPNYKTWEILMEGWVKCNQMDKAVEAMKKGFSMLKACNWRPRSDIVVAIAKYFEEQGNIQETERYVKVLRHLRLMSLPIYKSYLRACINAKRAAPSMLEKMARDGISLDAEAEELIQRVSKLDNISAYNDFYLW